One region of Oryza glaberrima chromosome 7, OglaRS2, whole genome shotgun sequence genomic DNA includes:
- the LOC127780613 gene encoding probable cysteine protease RD19D, whose product MAAAPAQLVVLVLVAVVVLVVGGDGDAGVIRQVTDGGYWPPGLLPEAQFAAFVRRHGREYSGPEEYARRLRVFAANLARAAAHQALDPTARHGVTPFSDLTREEFEARLTGLAADVGDDVRRRPMPSAAPATEEEVSGLPASFDWRDRGAVTDVKMQGACGSCWAFSTTGAVEGANFLATGNLLDLSEQQLVDCDHTCDAEKKTECDSGCGGGLMTNAYAYLMSSGGLMEQSAYPYTGAQGTCRFDANRVAVRVANFTVVAPPGGNDGDGDAQMRAALVRHGPLAVGLNAAYMQTYVGGVSCPLVCPRAWVNHGVLLVGYGERGFAALRLGHRPYWIIKNSWGKAWGEQGYYRLCRGRNVCGVDTMVSAVAVAPPPP is encoded by the exons ATGGCTGCTGCACCTGCACAGCTCGTCGTCCTTGTCCTCGTGgcggtcgtcgtcctcgtcgttggcggcgacggcgacgccggcgtcaTCCGGCAGGTGACGGACGGCGGGTACTGGCCGCCGGGGCTGCTCCCGGAGGCCCAGTTCGCGGCGTTCGTGCGGCGGCACGGGCGGGAGTACTCCGGGCCGGAGGAGTacgcgcggcggctgcgcgtgTTCGCCGCCAacctcgcccgcgccgcggcgcACCAGGCGCTCGACCCGACCGCGCGCCACGGCGTCACCCCGTTCTCCGACCTCACCCGGGAGGAGTTCGAGGCGCGCTTGacgggcctcgccgccgacgttgGCGACGACGTCCGGAGGCGGCcgatgccgtccgccgcgccggccacggaggaggaggtgtccgGCCTCCCCGCCAGCTTCGACTGGCGTGACAGGGGCGCCGTGACCGACGTCAAGATGCAGGGCGCGTGCGGCTCCTGCTGGGCCTTCAgcaccaccggcgccgtcgagggCGCCAACTTCCTCGCCACCGGCAACCTCCTCGACCTCAGCGAGCAGCAGCTCGTCGACTGCGACCACACG TGCGACGCGGAGAAGAAGACGGAGTGCGAcagcgggtgcggcggcgggctgaTGACGAACGCCTACGCCTACCTGATGAGCTCGGGGGGGCTGATGGAGCAGAGCGCGTACCCGTACACGGGCGCGCAGGGGACGTGCCGGTTCGACGCCAACCGGGTCGCCGTCCGCGTCGCCAACTTcaccgtcgtcgcgccgccgggcggcaacgacggcgacggcgacgcgcagATGCGGGCGGCGCTGGTGCGGCACGGCCCGCTAGCCGTGGGTCTGAACGCGGCGTACATGCAGACGTACGTGGGCGGGGTGTCGTGCCCGCTGGTGTGCCCGCGCGCGTGGGTGAACCACGGCGTGCTCCTCGTCGGCTACGGCGAGCGTGGGTTCGCGGCGCTGCGGCTGGGCCACCGCCCCTACTGGATCATCAAGAACTCGTGGGGGAAGGCGTGGGGGGAGCAGGGCTACTACCGGCTCTGCCGCGGCCGCAACGTCTGCGGCGTCGACACCATggtctccgccgtcgctgtcgccccgccgccgccgtga